One genomic region from Geotrypetes seraphini chromosome 17, aGeoSer1.1, whole genome shotgun sequence encodes:
- the LOC117351362 gene encoding serine/threonine-protein phosphatase 6 regulatory ankyrin repeat subunit A-like encodes MGFYISSLSRTPCTKAQVRHYQVAPSYNYRWTDIHYEASRGNVEKLQILLAASDRELVDRKDYYGKTPLYWAAYKGQKTAMELLLRHGASVNSCCKHGGSPLHAAIGLFPDCALLLIQHGADVNLEDNWGVTPMYLAACSGQMESIRLLVQAGADITYKNKKTGSPPKRLASQTALISWIESCSRQPRSLKHLSRLQIRATLGYQRLHTVESFNFPESLKAYLMFEDLALQEPVQ; translated from the exons ATGGGTTTCTACATCAGCTCCTTATCCAGAACGCCCTGCACAAAAGCCCAGGTCAGACATTACCAGGTTGCTCCGAGCTACAACTACAGATGGACTGACATTCACTATGAGGCTAGTCGAGGCAATGTGGAGAAGCTACAGATCCTTCTGGCTGCATCAG ACAGGGAGCTTGTTGACAGAAAGGATTACTATGGAAAGACTCCACTGTACTGGGCTGCCTACAAAGGCCAGAAGACAGCCATGGAGTTGTTATTACGACACGGAGCCAGTGTGAACAGCTGCTGTAAGCACGGCGGATCCCCATTACATGCTGCGATTGGCCTCTTCCCAGACTGTGCTCTCCTGCTAATTCAG cacgGCGCTGATGTGAACTTGGAGGATAACTGGGGTGTGACCCCAATGTACTTGGCAGCTTGCAGTGGACAGATGGAATCCATCCGGCTCCTTGTTCAGGCTGGGGCtgatatcacttacaaaaataag AAAACCGGGTCACCTCCGAAGCGCCTCGCCTCCCAGACAGCATTGATCTCGTGGATTGAATCCTGTTCTCGCCAGCCTCGCTCCCTGAAGCACCTCAGTCGTCTGCAAATCCGGGCCACCCTTGGCTACCAAAGGCTTCACACCGTTGAGTCCTTCAACTTTCCAGAATCGCTGAAAGCCTACCTTATGTTCGAAGATCTCGCCCTTCAGGAGCCAGTTCAATAG